A window of Blastomonas sp. SL216 contains these coding sequences:
- a CDS encoding oligosaccharide flippase family protein, protein MRQLVRLLGQNILLVALSFIVGILTARALPPSDRGTVALCQTIALFTANVVPWGTHIYLSRLAATPTYPAKVIYAFVYRYIAVIALIGFGAAWLAVSAFQIWGSLQSSASLTIIAALIVPLSVTNAYQTQIELGRANITGFGMLRLITSVVQIVLLAAIFLLDRASPQLVLGIFCVAVFTSCALGAALIRHGAPVGEAPPEPLRAWETLRHSGKYGLAVVSSSLLQNADKILVGLFFSPFHVGIYFVAAGLAQVIHIAGDAFTQSMYIRAVGSQAGTGQDWQSIAERLRLTTLVYISIALPSIAVLAMILPLVYGESYRAGAWLMIALVPAALAFSLNRNCEELIKGLGGTVLTLNLSLLPVIFLAVIFGVLGDSSNLAQFCWFVLMSYMVGLCAYAVALRRMSGLGIHHFFLCKPEDIRMLFVAIRTIALRGRRAPEKQPRG, encoded by the coding sequence ATGCGGCAGTTGGTACGCCTGCTCGGGCAGAACATACTGCTGGTTGCGCTCAGTTTCATCGTCGGCATCCTCACTGCCCGCGCTCTGCCGCCCAGCGACCGGGGAACCGTCGCGCTGTGCCAGACGATCGCGCTTTTCACGGCCAATGTCGTTCCCTGGGGAACGCATATCTATCTGTCCCGGCTCGCAGCGACGCCGACCTATCCGGCGAAGGTCATCTACGCGTTCGTTTATCGCTATATCGCGGTGATTGCCTTGATCGGCTTTGGTGCTGCGTGGCTCGCCGTGTCGGCCTTCCAGATATGGGGATCGCTGCAATCCAGCGCATCGCTGACCATCATCGCTGCGCTGATCGTGCCCTTGTCGGTCACCAACGCCTATCAGACGCAGATCGAGCTTGGCCGTGCCAATATAACCGGCTTTGGCATGCTGCGCCTGATCACCTCGGTGGTCCAGATCGTGCTGCTGGCCGCGATCTTCCTGCTCGACCGTGCTTCCCCGCAATTGGTGCTGGGCATCTTCTGCGTCGCGGTGTTCACCAGCTGCGCGCTCGGCGCGGCGCTTATCCGCCATGGTGCGCCCGTCGGCGAGGCGCCGCCTGAGCCGCTGCGTGCCTGGGAGACGTTGCGCCACTCCGGCAAATACGGGCTGGCCGTCGTCTCGTCGAGTTTGCTTCAAAATGCCGACAAGATCCTGGTCGGGCTGTTCTTCTCTCCCTTCCATGTCGGCATCTATTTCGTGGCCGCCGGGCTCGCGCAGGTCATTCACATCGCCGGTGATGCCTTCACTCAGTCCATGTATATCCGCGCGGTCGGCAGCCAGGCAGGCACGGGCCAGGATTGGCAGAGCATTGCCGAGCGGCTCAGGCTGACGACATTGGTCTATATCAGCATTGCGCTGCCCTCGATTGCCGTGCTCGCCATGATCCTGCCGCTGGTCTATGGCGAAAGCTATCGCGCAGGGGCATGGCTGATGATCGCGCTGGTGCCCGCGGCCCTGGCGTTCAGCCTCAACCGGAATTGCGAGGAGCTGATCAAGGGGCTGGGCGGCACGGTGCTGACGCTGAATCTCTCGCTCCTTCCGGTCATTTTCCTGGCTGTCATCTTCGGCGTGCTGGGCGACAGCAGCAACCTTGCCCAGTTCTGCTGGTTTGTTTTGATGTCTTATATGGTTGGCCTATGTGCTTATGCGGTTGCCCTGCGGCGCATGAGCGGGCTGGGCATCCATCATTTTTTCCTATGCAAGCCCGAGGACATCCGCATGCTGTTCGTGGCGATCCGCACCATCGCACTCCGGGGCAGGCGCGCCCCCGAGAAGCAACCGCGAGGCTGA
- a CDS encoding DUF268 domain-containing protein, with product MECGIDPRRFGNLLYLPKLWKDANTFRAQGGSIDNYWPFLDDYKQSAGSDRGHYFHQDLLVASLIHENNPKRHVDIGSRVDGFIAHVASYRTIEMLDIRPMPPSVHKNIVYVQADLMEPGVVNAVRADSVSCLHAIEHFGLGRYGDVIDPKGHITGFRNIWSMVEPGGRLYIAFPIGIETIVRFNAQRTFGRSEVFNWFDKKDYELERFDFVDDAGDLHTQKDVDAAISVQNGCGIYTFRKLEG from the coding sequence GTGGAATGCGGGATCGATCCGCGGCGCTTCGGAAACCTCCTGTATCTGCCGAAACTCTGGAAGGACGCCAACACCTTCCGCGCGCAAGGCGGCAGCATTGACAATTACTGGCCCTTTCTTGACGATTACAAGCAGTCGGCGGGCAGCGACCGGGGCCATTATTTCCATCAGGACCTGCTGGTGGCCTCTTTGATCCACGAAAACAACCCCAAAAGGCATGTCGACATCGGTTCGCGCGTCGACGGCTTCATCGCGCATGTCGCATCGTACCGCACCATCGAGATGCTCGATATCCGTCCGATGCCGCCCTCGGTTCACAAGAACATCGTCTACGTCCAGGCCGATCTCATGGAACCGGGCGTCGTGAACGCGGTGCGCGCGGACTCCGTCTCGTGCCTGCACGCCATCGAGCATTTCGGCCTGGGTCGCTATGGGGACGTGATCGACCCCAAGGGCCATATCACCGGCTTCCGCAACATCTGGTCGATGGTGGAGCCCGGCGGCCGGCTGTACATTGCCTTCCCGATCGGCATCGAAACCATCGTCCGTTTCAATGCGCAGCGGACCTTTGGCCGGAGTGAGGTCTTCAACTGGTTCGACAAGAAGGATTACGAACTGGAGCGTTTCGACTTTGTCGACGATGCCGGCGACCTTCACACCCAGAAGGACGTTGACGCGGCCATCTCGGTCCAGAACGGCTGCGGGATCTATACCTTCCGCAAGCTGGAAGGCTGA
- a CDS encoding UbiA family prenyltransferase: MMSIANWNPAKLTLVVDLDDTLIRTDTLLENFWAAWSVQWHTPLEALRTLFRGRVALKQKLGEISRIDPARLPYNPEVLEMIEQWRERGGRVALVTGATQAMADAVAGHLGLFDCAYGSSDGINLTGSRKAALLEEKFGPAGYSYIGDAPADFAVWQGAAAAVTINPSKAFQAKVEALVADATHLPARRAHLRDYLEAMRPHQWLKNVLVFLPMLAAHALDLVTALQAVLAFVAFSLVASATYILNDLLDLSADRAHPRKCQRPFASGRVRLIHGTWMVPALGAAGALTALAGGLQLFGVLLVYAVVTVLYSVKLKRLAMVDICTLAVLYTLRVLAGSAATAIPSSLWLLAFSTFFFFSLAAVKRYAELVDGAASGKVMAAGRGYHVDDRAIVGNIMVSSGLVSVLVLALYANSEPVQMLYRHPEFLWGVCLVLLFWTNRVALLTHRGQMHDDPVVFAMRDRISLACGAVVGLLALAGAVA; this comes from the coding sequence ATGATGAGCATCGCCAACTGGAATCCTGCCAAGCTGACGCTCGTGGTGGATCTCGACGATACGCTGATCCGCACCGATACCCTGCTCGAGAATTTCTGGGCCGCCTGGTCAGTGCAATGGCACACGCCGCTGGAGGCGTTGCGTACGCTTTTCAGGGGGCGGGTCGCGCTCAAGCAGAAGCTGGGCGAGATCAGCCGGATCGATCCTGCACGCCTGCCCTATAACCCCGAAGTGCTCGAGATGATCGAGCAATGGCGCGAACGCGGCGGCCGGGTGGCGCTGGTGACGGGGGCGACACAGGCCATGGCCGATGCGGTGGCCGGACATCTGGGCCTGTTCGACTGCGCTTATGGTTCGTCCGACGGCATCAACCTCACTGGCAGCCGGAAGGCGGCCTTGCTCGAGGAGAAATTCGGGCCGGCGGGATATAGCTATATCGGCGATGCTCCGGCCGACTTTGCGGTATGGCAGGGTGCAGCCGCTGCCGTGACCATCAACCCCAGCAAGGCCTTTCAGGCGAAGGTCGAGGCGCTGGTTGCCGATGCGACGCACCTGCCTGCGCGCCGCGCGCACTTGCGCGATTATCTTGAAGCCATGCGGCCGCATCAGTGGCTGAAGAACGTGCTCGTCTTCCTGCCGATGCTCGCCGCGCACGCGCTGGACCTGGTGACGGCGCTGCAGGCGGTGCTCGCCTTTGTCGCGTTCAGCCTGGTCGCGTCTGCCACCTATATTCTCAACGACCTGCTCGACCTGTCAGCCGATCGCGCGCATCCGCGCAAGTGCCAGCGGCCCTTTGCCTCGGGTCGCGTGCGGCTGATCCACGGGACGTGGATGGTGCCCGCTCTGGGCGCGGCTGGCGCGCTCACGGCGCTTGCGGGCGGATTGCAGCTGTTCGGCGTGCTGCTGGTCTATGCCGTTGTCACGGTGCTCTATTCGGTGAAGCTCAAGCGCCTGGCGATGGTCGATATCTGCACGCTGGCGGTGCTGTACACCCTGCGCGTCCTGGCAGGCAGCGCTGCCACCGCGATCCCCTCATCGCTCTGGCTGCTCGCCTTTTCGACCTTCTTCTTCTTTTCGCTCGCCGCGGTGAAGCGCTATGCCGAGCTGGTCGATGGCGCCGCATCGGGCAAGGTGATGGCCGCAGGGCGCGGCTATCATGTCGACGACCGCGCCATTGTCGGCAATATCATGGTATCGTCGGGGCTGGTATCGGTGCTCGTGCTGGCGCTCTATGCCAATTCGGAGCCGGTGCAGATGCTGTACCGCCATCCCGAATTCCTCTGGGGGGTGTGCCTGGTGCTGCTGTTCTGGACCAACCGCGTCGCGCTGCTCACCCATCGCGGGCAGATGCATGACGATCCGGTCGTCTTCGCTATGCGCGACCGGATCAGCCTGGCCTGCGGCGCGGTGGTGGGGCTGCTCGCACTAGCCGGAGCGGTGGCATGA
- a CDS encoding class I SAM-dependent methyltransferase, translating into MVFDPHIDLPGGFSASDSTIDFYARVNSLIRPDMTVLDLGAGRAGWFEDDPLAFRRDLRLMKGKVAKVIAADVDPAVMENKAADECLIMTMERIPVEDSSVDLIISDYVLEHVANPDSFVREINRVLKPGGWMCARTPHKFHMASLVAQMVPNRKHSAALKFVQPDRQERDVFPTTYKMNTLGDIGRAFAGYRNQSFVFKCDPAYYFGSKAVFRISEIASHVLPNALFGNVFVFVQKPGA; encoded by the coding sequence GTGGTATTTGATCCGCATATCGATTTGCCTGGTGGTTTCAGTGCCAGTGACAGCACGATCGATTTCTATGCTCGGGTCAACAGCCTGATCCGTCCAGACATGACCGTGCTGGACCTCGGGGCTGGACGCGCAGGCTGGTTCGAGGACGATCCACTGGCATTCCGCCGCGACCTGCGGTTGATGAAGGGCAAGGTTGCCAAGGTCATCGCCGCCGATGTCGATCCTGCGGTGATGGAAAACAAGGCAGCTGACGAGTGCCTTATCATGACCATGGAGCGCATTCCGGTCGAGGACAGCTCGGTTGACCTGATCATTTCGGATTATGTTCTGGAGCATGTGGCGAACCCTGACTCCTTTGTCCGGGAAATCAACCGCGTGCTCAAGCCCGGTGGCTGGATGTGTGCCCGGACGCCGCACAAGTTCCATATGGCCAGTCTGGTCGCGCAGATGGTCCCGAACAGGAAGCACAGCGCGGCGCTGAAATTCGTCCAGCCTGACCGGCAGGAGCGGGATGTCTTTCCGACGACCTACAAGATGAATACCCTGGGCGATATCGGAAGGGCATTTGCCGGCTACAGGAACCAGTCCTTCGTCTTCAAATGCGACCCGGCCTATTATTTTGGCAGCAAGGCGGTCTTCCGGATTTCCGAAATCGCCTCGCACGTGCTGCCCAATGCCCTGTTCGGCAATGTCTTTGTCTTCGTCCAGAAACCTGGAGCCTGA
- a CDS encoding SDR family oxidoreductase, whose translation MTRQYFGRKRILVTGGAGFLGSHLIDRLLDRGDEVLCVDNLFTGDKSNIDHLSGHPRFEFMRHDICFPLYVEVDQIFNLACPASPVHYQHDPVQTTKTSVHGAINMLGLAKRLNCRIFQASTSEVYGDPSVHPQPEEYWGNVNPIGIRSCYDEGKRCAETLFFDYHRQHDLEIKVVRIFNTYGPRMHPADGRVVSNFIMQALAGEDITMYGDGSQSRSFCFYSDLIDGFLKLMDSPPEVTGPINIGNPVEFTIRELAELVLELTGAKSKLLFKPLPQDDPTQRKPDITKARELLGWEPKVQLREGLLETIAYFRRFFD comes from the coding sequence ATGACCCGCCAGTATTTTGGACGTAAGCGGATTCTTGTTACCGGCGGTGCGGGTTTTCTGGGGTCGCACTTGATCGATCGTCTGCTTGATCGTGGCGACGAGGTCCTGTGTGTCGACAACCTTTTCACCGGCGACAAGAGCAATATCGATCACCTGAGCGGGCATCCGCGTTTCGAATTCATGCGGCATGACATCTGCTTCCCCCTCTATGTCGAGGTGGATCAGATCTTCAATCTGGCCTGTCCGGCATCGCCCGTTCATTATCAGCACGACCCGGTGCAGACCACCAAGACCAGCGTGCATGGTGCCATCAACATGCTCGGCCTTGCCAAGCGCTTGAACTGCCGGATCTTCCAGGCCTCCACCAGCGAGGTCTATGGCGACCCGTCGGTGCACCCCCAGCCGGAAGAATATTGGGGCAACGTGAACCCGATCGGCATCCGGTCCTGTTATGACGAAGGCAAGCGCTGCGCTGAAACGCTGTTCTTCGATTATCATCGCCAGCACGATCTCGAGATCAAGGTGGTGCGCATCTTCAACACCTATGGCCCGCGGATGCATCCTGCCGATGGCCGGGTCGTGTCCAACTTCATCATGCAGGCGCTCGCCGGCGAGGATATCACCATGTACGGTGACGGCTCGCAGTCGCGCTCGTTCTGCTTCTATTCGGACCTGATCGACGGTTTCCTCAAGCTGATGGATTCGCCGCCCGAAGTGACGGGCCCGATCAACATCGGTAACCCGGTCGAATTCACCATCCGCGAACTGGCAGAGCTGGTTCTGGAACTGACCGGGGCCAAGTCCAAGCTGCTGTTCAAGCCGCTGCCGCAGGACGATCCGACGCAGCGCAAGCCTGACATTACCAAGGCGCGCGAATTGCTGGGTTGGGAACCGAAGGTGCAGCTGCGCGAAGGACTGCTGGAGACCATCGCCTATTTCCGCAGGTTCTTTGACTGA
- a CDS encoding glycosyltransferase, protein MLLEFDQTLFDEVTRAHERMRALAEGAPVDRPLTWFGALAMVSGWSYRLAHVRTGGADTYYVAVHPTNVCIAKALLGQRMAYLYWGSGPRTGLKRLLTSMILKRSRIVFVNDPAAGRDVQLLAGRDAEIVDYGFDAEFFVISDAPREDYIFCPGSNDRDPTVLLGLCAAGHKVVWLNNQDGAKEKYAPLHDNLEIVSFPSFEQLRTLYQHARCVVNPLSRDVHAAGQTTTLEALGCGTPIVVSRGRTSSIFEDVEQVFVCETLDPAEWVAAIGKASQWHHDLSDDDVRDLRNRAAERWHVLASAGRFFERLQPQAAGVVR, encoded by the coding sequence ATGCTGCTCGAATTTGACCAGACCCTGTTTGATGAAGTGACACGGGCGCACGAACGGATGCGTGCCCTGGCCGAGGGTGCGCCCGTCGATCGCCCGCTGACCTGGTTCGGTGCTCTCGCGATGGTGTCGGGCTGGTCCTATCGCCTTGCGCATGTTCGCACGGGCGGCGCTGACACCTATTATGTGGCAGTCCATCCGACCAATGTGTGTATCGCGAAGGCGCTTCTGGGCCAGCGCATGGCCTATCTCTACTGGGGCAGCGGCCCGAGGACGGGCCTGAAGCGGCTGCTGACCAGCATGATTCTCAAGCGGTCACGGATCGTTTTCGTCAACGATCCGGCGGCTGGGCGCGACGTCCAGCTGCTCGCAGGTCGCGACGCCGAGATCGTCGATTATGGCTTTGATGCCGAGTTTTTCGTTATCTCCGACGCCCCCCGCGAGGATTATATCTTCTGCCCGGGGTCCAATGACCGCGATCCCACCGTGCTGCTTGGCCTGTGCGCTGCTGGACACAAGGTGGTCTGGCTGAACAACCAGGATGGGGCGAAGGAGAAATATGCCCCTCTTCACGACAATCTCGAGATCGTCTCCTTCCCCAGCTTCGAACAGCTGAGGACCCTGTACCAGCACGCGCGCTGTGTGGTGAACCCGCTGTCGCGCGACGTGCATGCTGCTGGCCAGACGACGACGCTGGAGGCCCTGGGCTGCGGCACCCCGATCGTGGTCTCCCGGGGCCGCACCTCCTCGATTTTCGAGGATGTCGAGCAGGTCTTTGTCTGCGAAACGCTCGATCCTGCAGAATGGGTTGCGGCGATCGGCAAGGCATCGCAATGGCACCATGATTTGTCGGATGACGATGTTCGCGATTTGCGCAATCGTGCGGCAGAGCGCTGGCATGTATTGGCCTCTGCCGGTCGATTCTTCGAACGGTTGCAGCCGCAAGCGGCCGGCGTCGTCCGCTAG
- the gmd gene encoding GDP-mannose 4,6-dehydratase: MTKTALITGVTGQDGAYLAQLLLEKGYIVHGLKRRSSSFNTGRIEDIYEDPHLENSRFHLHYGDMTDSTNLIRIVQETRPDEIYNLAAQSHVQVSFETPEYTANADGIGTLRILEAIRILGMEKTCRFYQASTSELYGLVQEVPQRETTPFYPRSPYAAAKLYSYWIVVNYREAYGMHASNGILFNHESPLRGETFVTRKITRAAAAIKLGKQKKLYLGNLDAKRDWGHAREYVRGMWLMLQQETPDDYVLATGETTEVRKFVEWAFEDVGINLEWRGTGVDEKGYCKETGECLVEVDPRYFRPTEVELLIGDPAKAHAKLGWKHDTSVRDLAREMVQADLKVMAEAPVMKGA, from the coding sequence ATGACAAAAACAGCTCTTATTACCGGCGTTACCGGCCAGGATGGCGCCTATCTCGCTCAGCTGCTTCTCGAAAAAGGCTATATCGTCCACGGTCTGAAGCGCCGGTCGTCCTCGTTCAACACGGGTCGCATCGAGGATATCTACGAGGATCCCCATCTCGAGAATTCGCGTTTCCACCTGCATTATGGCGACATGACGGACAGCACCAACCTGATCCGCATCGTCCAGGAAACCCGGCCCGACGAAATCTACAACCTCGCCGCACAGAGCCATGTGCAGGTGAGCTTCGAAACGCCGGAATATACCGCCAATGCCGATGGCATCGGCACGCTCCGCATCCTTGAGGCAATCCGCATCCTGGGCATGGAAAAAACTTGCCGCTTCTATCAGGCATCGACGTCCGAGCTTTATGGCCTGGTGCAGGAAGTGCCGCAGCGCGAAACGACCCCGTTCTATCCGCGCTCGCCTTATGCGGCTGCCAAGCTCTATTCCTACTGGATCGTGGTGAACTATCGCGAAGCTTATGGCATGCACGCTTCCAACGGCATCCTGTTCAACCATGAAAGCCCGCTGCGCGGCGAAACCTTCGTCACGCGCAAGATCACGCGGGCCGCGGCCGCGATCAAGCTGGGCAAGCAGAAGAAGCTGTATCTCGGCAATCTGGACGCCAAGCGCGACTGGGGCCATGCGCGCGAATATGTGCGCGGCATGTGGCTGATGCTGCAGCAGGAAACGCCCGACGATTATGTGCTGGCGACCGGCGAGACCACCGAAGTGCGCAAGTTCGTCGAATGGGCGTTCGAGGATGTCGGCATCAATCTGGAATGGCGCGGAACCGGTGTCGACGAAAAGGGCTATTGCAAGGAAACCGGCGAATGCCTGGTCGAAGTCGACCCGCGCTATTTCCGCCCGACCGAAGTCGAGCTGCTGATCGGCGACCCGGCCAAGGCCCATGCCAAGCTCGGCTGGAAGCACGATACCTCGGTGCGTGATCTGGCGCGCGAGATGGTGCAGGCCGATCTCAAGGTCATGGCAGAAGCCCCGGTGATGAAGGGCGCTTGA
- a CDS encoding exopolysaccharide biosynthesis polyprenyl glycosylphosphotransferase, which produces MATRQAQRSTVGFAAVRSLRLQTIIALALAVFLPVLIYFNENPLLIMRSHTGFNTLVGASIATFAAYFMAHRVTAFPGTSQLSYILPTYAISYGAVAAVILMGRFPYSATILLINFAATTGVQILVSVLAERQIGFELFVVPGGRVAQLNGVDGLDTALLSAPSVPRAKRAILVADLHHDHCDDWERAIAEATLRGIPVYHYKQVLESLTGKVRIEHMSENMFGSLLPSLNYARTKRAVDVIVTLLLLPFLALPMALVAIAIRLESPGPALFLQSRMGYRGTPFKVIKFRTMRCEDPAKKADARDAAMTKKDDDRITRLGRFLRRTRIDELPQLFNVLRGEMSWIGPRPEAIALSEWYEGELPFYSYRHIVRPGITGWAQVNQGHVTNLDDISAKLQFDFYYIKNFSYWLDVLIVFRTIMVMLNGFGAK; this is translated from the coding sequence ATGGCCACCAGGCAGGCTCAGCGCTCCACCGTCGGCTTTGCGGCTGTCCGTTCGCTGCGGTTGCAGACAATCATCGCGCTGGCTCTGGCCGTCTTTTTGCCGGTCCTGATCTATTTCAACGAAAACCCGCTGCTGATCATGCGAAGCCATACCGGCTTCAACACGCTGGTCGGGGCGAGCATCGCGACCTTTGCCGCCTATTTCATGGCGCATCGGGTGACCGCTTTTCCCGGTACCAGCCAGCTCAGCTACATCCTGCCCACCTATGCCATCAGCTATGGCGCGGTGGCGGCTGTCATCCTGATGGGCCGTTTTCCGTATAGCGCGACCATCCTGCTGATCAATTTTGCCGCCACCACCGGCGTGCAGATTCTGGTTTCGGTGCTCGCCGAGCGGCAGATCGGCTTTGAACTTTTCGTCGTGCCGGGCGGACGCGTCGCGCAGCTCAATGGCGTCGACGGGCTGGATACCGCGCTGCTCAGCGCACCCTCGGTCCCGCGCGCCAAGCGTGCCATTCTGGTGGCCGACCTGCATCATGACCATTGCGACGATTGGGAGCGGGCCATTGCCGAGGCGACGCTGCGCGGCATTCCGGTCTATCACTACAAGCAGGTTCTGGAGAGCCTGACCGGCAAGGTGCGAATCGAGCACATGTCGGAGAACATGTTCGGCTCGCTGCTGCCCAGCCTGAACTATGCGCGGACCAAGCGCGCGGTCGATGTGATCGTGACCTTGCTGCTGCTGCCGTTCCTGGCGCTGCCGATGGCGCTGGTGGCGATTGCCATCCGGCTCGAATCGCCCGGCCCGGCGCTGTTCCTGCAATCGCGCATGGGCTATCGCGGCACGCCCTTCAAGGTGATCAAGTTCCGTACGATGCGCTGCGAGGACCCTGCCAAGAAGGCCGATGCCCGCGATGCGGCGATGACCAAGAAGGACGATGACCGCATTACCCGGCTCGGCCGCTTCCTGCGTCGTACGCGCATCGACGAGCTGCCGCAGCTGTTCAACGTCCTGCGGGGCGAAATGAGCTGGATCGGTCCGCGGCCCGAGGCGATTGCGCTGTCGGAATGGTATGAAGGCGAGCTGCCTTTCTATTCCTACCGGCATATCGTCCGCCCGGGCATTACCGGCTGGGCACAGGTCAATCAGGGCCATGTGACCAATCTTGACGACATCAGCGCCAAGCTTCAGTTCGACTTTTATTATATCAAGAACTTCTCGTACTGGCTTGATGTGCTCATCGTGTTTCGGACCATCATGGTCATGCTCAATGGGTTTGGTGCAAAATAA
- a CDS encoding UDP-glucose/GDP-mannose dehydrogenase family protein, protein MKIAMIGSGYVGLVSGACFADFGHDVVCVDKDPAKIASLLAGVMPIYEPGLDNLVAANVKAGRLSFSTDLPTSVADADAVFIAVGTPSRRGDGFADLSYVRDAAREIGLSIRKRCVVVTKSTVPVGTGDEVEKIIRQAAPDADFEVVSNPEFLREGAAIGDFKRPDRIVVGTETEWARDYMREIYQPLFLNESPILFVSRRTSEVIKYAANAFLATKITFINEMADLCEKVGANVQDVSRGIGLDGRIGSKFLHAGPGYGGSCFPKDTLALMKTAQDHEAPLQIVEAVVRVNDLRKRAMARKVIAAMGGSVEGKRIALLGLTFKPNTDDMRDAPAIVIAQGLVDAGAHVTAFDPEGMEAAAALMPDVEMAQGSYEALQDADCAVIVTEWDVFRALDLPRVLKTMRGNTLVDLRNIYKPEQMKAAGFEYASVGR, encoded by the coding sequence ATGAAGATTGCGATGATTGGTTCGGGCTATGTAGGCCTGGTGTCTGGCGCCTGTTTTGCGGATTTCGGGCATGACGTGGTGTGCGTGGACAAGGATCCGGCGAAGATCGCGTCGCTGCTGGCGGGCGTGATGCCGATTTACGAGCCGGGGCTGGACAATCTGGTGGCGGCCAATGTGAAGGCTGGGCGGCTGTCGTTTTCGACCGATCTGCCGACGAGCGTCGCTGATGCCGATGCGGTGTTCATCGCGGTGGGCACGCCTTCGCGCCGGGGCGATGGCTTTGCGGACCTGAGCTATGTGCGCGATGCCGCGCGCGAGATCGGCTTGTCGATCCGCAAACGCTGCGTCGTCGTCACCAAGTCGACCGTGCCGGTGGGCACCGGCGACGAGGTCGAGAAGATCATCCGCCAGGCCGCGCCGGATGCCGATTTCGAGGTCGTCTCGAACCCCGAATTCCTGCGCGAGGGTGCCGCGATCGGCGATTTCAAGCGGCCCGACCGCATCGTCGTGGGCACCGAGACCGAATGGGCGCGCGATTACATGCGCGAGATCTACCAGCCGCTGTTCCTCAACGAATCGCCGATCCTGTTCGTCTCGCGCCGCACGTCGGAAGTGATCAAATATGCCGCCAACGCGTTCCTGGCGACCAAGATCACCTTCATCAACGAGATGGCCGATCTGTGCGAGAAGGTGGGGGCCAACGTCCAGGACGTCTCGCGCGGGATCGGGCTCGATGGCCGGATCGGGTCGAAGTTCCTGCACGCAGGGCCGGGCTATGGCGGCAGCTGCTTCCCCAAGGACACGCTGGCGCTGATGAAGACCGCGCAGGACCATGAGGCGCCGCTGCAGATCGTGGAAGCCGTGGTGCGGGTCAACGACCTGCGCAAGCGCGCAATGGCGCGCAAGGTGATCGCGGCGATGGGCGGCAGCGTCGAGGGCAAGCGCATCGCGCTGCTGGGCCTGACGTTCAAGCCCAATACCGATGACATGCGCGATGCGCCCGCGATCGTGATCGCGCAGGGGCTGGTCGATGCAGGGGCGCACGTGACCGCGTTCGACCCCGAGGGCATGGAGGCCGCCGCCGCGCTGATGCCCGATGTCGAGATGGCGCAAGGCAGCTATGAAGCGTTGCAGGACGCCGATTGCGCGGTGATCGTCACCGAATGGGACGTGTTCCGCGCGCTCGACCTGCCCCGCGTCCTCAAGACCATGCGCGGCAACACGCTGGTCGACCTGCGCAACATCTACAAGCCCGAGCAGATGAAGGCCGCCGGCTTCGAATATGCCAGCGTCGGACGCTGA
- a CDS encoding GDP-L-fucose synthase, whose protein sequence is MSGKRVFVAGHRGMVGGAIVRQLEQIDCEVLTASRAELDLIDQAATRQWIAQQRPDAIVVAAAKVGGILANDTYPADFLFDNLAIASNVIEAAHRADVNRLLFLGSSCIYPKLADQPIVEEALLTGPLEPTNEWYAVAKIAGIKLCQAYRRQHGRDYISAMPTNLYGPGDNFDLNSSHVLPALIRKAHEAKLSGAEDITIWGTGTPRREFLHADDCASACVYLLQNYSDAVHVNVGSGEDITIYDLARMVCDTVGFAGPIVKDETKPDGTPRKLMSADKLRGMGWAPRIELADGIASTYEWFLQNRVQSGATA, encoded by the coding sequence CTGTCGGGAAAGCGCGTATTCGTTGCCGGCCATCGCGGGATGGTCGGCGGCGCCATCGTGCGCCAGCTTGAGCAGATCGACTGCGAAGTCCTGACGGCATCGCGCGCCGAACTGGACCTGATCGACCAGGCCGCAACCCGGCAGTGGATCGCGCAGCAACGCCCCGATGCGATCGTGGTGGCAGCGGCCAAGGTCGGCGGCATCCTGGCCAATGACACCTATCCTGCTGATTTCCTGTTCGACAATCTGGCGATTGCGTCGAACGTTATCGAAGCAGCGCACCGGGCCGATGTGAACCGCCTGCTGTTCCTGGGCTCGAGCTGCATCTATCCCAAGCTGGCCGATCAGCCGATCGTCGAAGAGGCGCTGCTGACCGGGCCGCTGGAGCCGACCAACGAATGGTATGCGGTCGCCAAGATCGCGGGCATCAAGCTGTGCCAGGCCTATCGCCGCCAGCATGGCCGCGACTATATCTCGGCCATGCCGACCAACCTGTACGGCCCCGGCGACAATTTCGATCTCAACAGCAGCCATGTGCTGCCTGCGCTCATCCGCAAGGCGCATGAAGCCAAGCTCTCCGGCGCCGAGGATATCACCATCTGGGGCACCGGCACCCCGCGCCGCGAATTCCTCCACGCCGATGATTGCGCCAGTGCGTGCGTGTATCTGCTGCAGAACTATTCGGACGCGGTGCACGTCAATGTCGGGTCGGGCGAGGATATCACGATCTATGACCTGGCGCGCATGGTGTGCGACACGGTGGGCTTTGCCGGGCCGATCGTGAAGGATGAAACCAAGCCCGACGGCACGCCGCGCAAGCTGATGAGCGCCGACAAGCTGCGCGGCATGGGCTGGGCACCGCGGATCGAGCTCGCGGATGGTATTGCCAGCACTTACGAGTGGTTCCTCCAGAACCGCGTGCAAAGCGGCGCGACAGCCTGA